From Coffea arabica cultivar ET-39 chromosome 2e, Coffea Arabica ET-39 HiFi, whole genome shotgun sequence, the proteins below share one genomic window:
- the LOC140037198 gene encoding uncharacterized protein isoform X2 gives MSQNGYHKFNGGGLLWIFLEWTVAPIVACAAAFLFFKILKVALLSHENSEKRILIFLPIYYGMAAGLLCFFIMYQILPNLMVVNMWTIVIAVTLSTLIGAVSSSFVVVPFARTRMASVPRFKTMKRTKSMEQEGLENQDEASDAKVEEMLRDFMQMRVLDTVYEEEEKSWASPENAAGSEHAQSNSQLGSTPLRQLLELTPNQLVKPRNFDSIERETVFDAIRHSVKSILFPVIQYDRPTLIRHAIVENFDDMEDFFGFHCFYHHAYLRLSNLQTRLLL, from the exons ATGTCTCAGAATGGATATCATAAGTTCAATGGTGGTGGTCTTCTCTGGATTTTCCTCGAATGGACTGTGGCTCCTATAGTAGCTTGTGCTGCTGCATTTTTATTCTTTAAGATCCTGAAGGTTGCTCTTCTATCTCATGAAAATTCAGAGAAAAGGATCCTGATTTTCCTCCCTATTTACTATGGAATGGCCGCTGGACTGCTTTGCTTTTTTATCATGTATCAG ATTCTACCAAATCTTATGGTGGTCAACATGTGGACTATCGTCATTGCTGTCACATTGTCCACCTTGATTGGAGCAGTTTCATCTTCG TTTGTGGTGGTTCCTTTTGCTAGAACAAGAATGGCTTCTGTTCCGCGATTCAAGACGATGAAGAGAACAAAATCTATGGAGCAAGAAGGCTTAGAAAACCAAGATGAAGCCTCTGATGCTAAAGTTGAAGAAATGCTGAGAGATTTCATGCAGATGAGAGTTCTTGATACAGTCTATGAAGAGGAGGAAAAGAGCTGGGCTTCACCTGAAAATGCAGCAGGTAGTGAACATGCTCAATCAAATTCTCAGCTGGGATCAACACCATTAAGACAACTGCTTGAGTTGACACCTAATCAGTTGGTTAAACCAAGAAACTTCGATAGCATTGAGAGAGAGACTGTCTTCGATGCTATTCGACATTCTGTTAAATCTATCCTTTTTCCT GTCATACAGTACGACAGACCTACTCTAATACGCCATGCTATAGTAGAAAATTTTGATGATATGGAAGACTTCTTTGGTTTCCACTGCTTCTATCATCATGCATATTTGC GCTTATCCAATCTGCAAACGAGATTGCTCCTCTAA
- the LOC140037198 gene encoding uncharacterized protein isoform X1, whose amino-acid sequence MSQNGYHKFNGGGLLWIFLEWTVAPIVACAAAFLFFKILKVALLSHENSEKRILIFLPIYYGMAAGLLCFFIMYQILPNLMVVNMWTIVIAVTLSTLIGAVSSSFVVVPFARTRMASVPRFKTMKRTKSMEQEGLENQDEASDAKVEEMLRDFMQMRVLDTVYEEEEKSWASPENAAGSEHAQSNSQLGSTPLRQLLELTPNQLVKPRNFDSIERETVFDAIRHSVKSILFPVIQYDRPTLIRHAIVENFDDMEDFFGFHCFYHHAYLRRFCLIFVLSTTNSLILI is encoded by the exons ATGTCTCAGAATGGATATCATAAGTTCAATGGTGGTGGTCTTCTCTGGATTTTCCTCGAATGGACTGTGGCTCCTATAGTAGCTTGTGCTGCTGCATTTTTATTCTTTAAGATCCTGAAGGTTGCTCTTCTATCTCATGAAAATTCAGAGAAAAGGATCCTGATTTTCCTCCCTATTTACTATGGAATGGCCGCTGGACTGCTTTGCTTTTTTATCATGTATCAG ATTCTACCAAATCTTATGGTGGTCAACATGTGGACTATCGTCATTGCTGTCACATTGTCCACCTTGATTGGAGCAGTTTCATCTTCG TTTGTGGTGGTTCCTTTTGCTAGAACAAGAATGGCTTCTGTTCCGCGATTCAAGACGATGAAGAGAACAAAATCTATGGAGCAAGAAGGCTTAGAAAACCAAGATGAAGCCTCTGATGCTAAAGTTGAAGAAATGCTGAGAGATTTCATGCAGATGAGAGTTCTTGATACAGTCTATGAAGAGGAGGAAAAGAGCTGGGCTTCACCTGAAAATGCAGCAGGTAGTGAACATGCTCAATCAAATTCTCAGCTGGGATCAACACCATTAAGACAACTGCTTGAGTTGACACCTAATCAGTTGGTTAAACCAAGAAACTTCGATAGCATTGAGAGAGAGACTGTCTTCGATGCTATTCGACATTCTGTTAAATCTATCCTTTTTCCT GTCATACAGTACGACAGACCTACTCTAATACGCCATGCTATAGTAGAAAATTTTGATGATATGGAAGACTTCTTTGGTTTCCACTGCTTCTATCATCATGCATATTTGCGTAGGTTTTGCTTAATCTTTGTTCTCTCTACAACTAATTCTTTAATTCTCATATAG
- the LOC140004134 gene encoding probable alpha,alpha-trehalose-phosphate synthase [UDP-forming] 7 yields MMSRSYTNLLDLASGNFPVMGRERGERKRLPRVMTVPGVISELDDDQANSVSSDVQSSVAVDRVIIVANQLPVKAKRRPDNVGWSFSWDEDSLFLHIKDGLPDDMEVIYVGSLRVEVDSSEQDDVSQLLLDRFKCVPAFLPPDILAKYYHGFCKQHLWPLFHYMLPFSASHGGRFDRSWWEAYVAANKIFSQKVIEVINPDDDYVWIHDYHLMVLPTILRRRFNRLRMGFFLHSPFPSSEIYRTLPLREEILKALLNADLIGFHTFDYARHFLSCCSRMLGLEYQSKRGYIGLEYFGRTVGIKIMPVGIHMGQIESVLKFADKEWRLEELKQQFAGQTVLLGVDDMDIFKGVNLKLLAMEQMLNQHPKWRGRAVLVQIANPARGKGKDLEEIQAEIQASCKRINDNFRQPGYEPIIFIDRPVSLSERAAYYTAAECVVVTAVRDGMNLTPYEYIVCRQGIPGSESTSDSNSPKKSMIVVSEFIGCSPSLSGAIRVNPWNVEATAEALHEAISMQDAEKQLRHEKHYKYVSTHDVAYWSRSFFQDLERTCKDHFRRRCWGIGLSFGFRVVALDPNFRKLSIDDIVSDYSRAKNRAILLDYDGTVMPQTTISKIPSQEVISIFNKLCSDVKNTVFLVSGRGRDSLGKWFSPCKNLGIAAEHGYYLRWPYDGEWEMCGQSNDFGWMQLAEPVMQLYTESTDGSYIENKESAIVWHHRDADPGFGSSQAKEMLEHLESVLANEPVAVKSGQFIVEVKPQGVSKGVVAEKIFASMTERGRQADFVLCIGDDRSDEDMFEIIGDAMNSGVLSSNTSVYACTVGQKPSKAKYYLDDTSEVIMMLEALADASDSVPSSVAFTESSD; encoded by the exons ATGATGTCCAGATCATATACTAATTTACTGGATCTAGCATCCGGTAATTTCCCTGTGATGGGCCGTGAAAGAGGCGAAAGAAAGCGCCTCCCACGGGTAATGACAGTTCCTGGGGTAATTTCTGAGCTGGATGATGATCAAGCTAACAGTGTTTCGTCGGATGTTCAGTCATCTGTTGCCGTAGACCGTGTGATTATTGTGGCTAATCAGCTTCCTGTAAAGGCAAAACGTAGGCCAGATAATGTAGGTTGGAGTTTTAGTTGGGATGAGGATTCATTGTTTTTGCATATAAAGGACGGCTTACCAGATGATATGGAGGTTATATATGTAGGGTCTTTGAGAGTAGAGGTCGATTCTAGTGAACAGGATGATGTTTCGCAGTTACTGTTGGATAGGTTCAAGTGTGTACCGGCATTTTTGCCTCCAGACATTCTGGCCAAATATTATCATGGCTTCTGTAAGCAACATTTGTGGCCACTTTTCCATTATATGCTACCATTTTCTGCCAGTCATGGGGGTCGATTTGACCGCTCTTGGTGGGAGGCGTATGTTGCAGCAAACAAGATCTTCTCACAGAAAGTTATTGAGGTGATAAATCCTGATGATGATTATGTTTGGATTCATGATTATCATCTGATGGTTCTGCCTACTATCCTGCGGAGGCGCTTTAATCGGTTAAGAATGGGTTTTTTCCTACACAGCCCCTTCCCTTCATCAGAGATTTATAGGACTCTACCATTGAGAGAGGAGATTTTGAAGGCACTGCTGAATGCTGATCTTATTGGGTTCCATACATTCGACTATGCCCGGCATTTCCTTTCTTGCTGTAGCCGTATGCTTGGTTTGGAGTATCAGTCGAAAAGGGGTTACATTGGATTAGAGTACTTCGGAAGGACGGTGGGGATAAAGATCATGCCTGTCGGGATTCATATGGGACAGATTGAATCTGTGTTGAAGTTTGCAGATAAAGAATGGAGGCTGGAAGAGCTCAAACAACAATTTGCAGGCCAAACAGTGTTGCTCGGAGTAGACGACATGGACATTTTTAAAGGTGTCAATTTAAAGCTTTTGGCAATGGAGCAAATGCTAAACCAGCACCCTAAGTGGCGGGGAAGGGCAGTCCTAGTACAGATTGCCAATCCTGCTAGAGGGAAGGGCAAGGATTTAGAGGAAATTCAAGCAGAGATACAAGCAAGCTGCAAGAGAATCAATGATAATTTCCGGCAGCCTGGTTATGAACCCATTATCTTTATTGATAGACCAGTTTCCCTCAGTGAGAGAGCAGCATATTACACTGCAGCTGAATGTGTTGTAGTTACAGCTGTAAGGGATGGAATGAACTTGACACCATATGAGTACATAGTTTGCAGGCAAGGAATCCCGGGGTCCGAGTCTACTTCTGATTCAAATTCTCCGAAGAAAAGCATGATAGTGGTTTCTGAGTTCATTGGATGCTCTCCTTCACTCAGCGGTGCTATTCGAGTTAACCCTTGGAATGTTGAAGCAACTGCTGAAGCGTTACATGAGGCCATTTCAATGCAGGATGCTGAGAAACAGTTGCGCCATGAGAAGCATTATAAATATGTCAGCACCCATGATGTTGCCTATTGGTCGCGTAGCTTCTTCCAAGATTTGGAAAGAACTTGCAAGGATCATTTCAGACGCAGGTGTTGGGGAATAGGTTTGAGCTTTGGTTTTAGGGTTGTTGCACTTGACCCTAATTTTAGAAAGTTGTCAATTGATGATATTGTGTCTGATTATTCAAGAGCTAAAAATCGGGCAATTCttttggattatgatggtactGTGATGCCTCAAACAACAATCAGTAAGATCCCCAGTCAGGAGGTTATTTCAATCTTTAACAAACTCTGCAGTGATGTAAAGAATACTGTCTTTCTTGTTAGTGGACGAGGAAGGGACAGTCTGGGTAAGTGGTTTTCTCCATGCAAGAATCTTGGTATAGCTGCTGAACATGGATACTATCTAAG GTGGCCTTATGATGGAGAATGGGAAATGTGTGGGCAGAGCAATGACTTTGGGTGGATGCAGCTAGCTGAGCCTGTAATGCAGCTATATACTGAATCTACAGATGGATCCTACATTGAGAATAAAGAAAGTGCAATTGTCTGGCATCATAGGGATGCTGATCCAGGTTTTGGTTCCAGTCAGGCAAAGGAAATGTTAGAACACCTTGAAAGCGTGCTGGCAAATGAACCAGTTGCAGTGAAGAGTGGTCAGTTCATTGTAGAAGTCAAACCCCAG GGAGTCAGCAAAGGTGTAGTTGCAGAGAAGATCTTTGCATCAATGACTGAAAGGGGACGACAAGCTGATTTTGTATTATGCATTGGTGACGACAGATCTGATGAAGACATGTTTGAGATAATTGGAGATGCAATGAACAGTGGAGTCCTTTCATCTAATACTTCTGTTTATGCCTGCACTGTTGGTCAAAAACCTAGTAAAGCCAAGTATTATTTAGATGACACCTCAGAGGTCATAATGATGCTTGAAGCCCTTGCTGATGCCTCTGACTCTGTACCATCCTCGGTGGCTTTCACAGAAAGCTCGGACTGA
- the LOC140036688 gene encoding protein GRAVITROPIC IN THE LIGHT 1-like, which yields MDSIRPSPAPSKNKLAKKFQKVIHLKTATKNRSNNAFCLLIPQEKLKCCESQQFEKEEIEDAAKESKNRAAMEAFIAKLFATVSSVKAAYAEIQMAQFPYNGEAIQSADQAVVDELKALSELKHSFLKKQIDASPPHVTLMLAEIQEQQSLMKTYEITMKKMQNEIEGKEAQISSLQRELNEAIQNNKSLEKKINASGSFSILDNVKFSEANSKDFIMVLHYALRSIRNFVKLMIKEMVSANWDVEAAANSIQPEVNFVKKDHKGFAFESFVCREIFSGFNDPGFAVQHENQPWPNGGYQKRLFFFDQFKKVKSVSVLQFLKHNPNSFLGKFLKSKYLQLIHPKMEFSFSGNLNQRKLVNSGEYPETEFFKAFAEMGRRVWLLHCLAFSFDHEVSIFQVKKNCRFSEVYMESVTDDIFTAADGDFRVVFTVVPGFKVGQTVVQSQVYLSPARSAANS from the coding sequence ATGGATTCAATCAGACCTTCTCCAGCTCCATCAAAAAACAAACTAGCCAAGAAATTCCAGAAAGTTATTCATCTGAAAACAGCCACAAAAAACCGCTCAAACAATGCCTTTTGTTTGCTAATACCTCAAGAAAAGCTCAAATGTTGTGAATCCCAACAGTTTGAGAAAGAAGAGATTGAAGATGCTGCAAAAGAGTCAAAGAACAGAGCTGCAATGGAAGCCTTCATTGCTAAGCTTTTTGCTACAGTTTCATCTGTTAAGGCAGCTTATGCTGAGATACAAATGGCTCAGTTTCCTTACAATGGTGAAGCTATTCAGTCTGCAGATCAGGCTGTTGTCGATGAGCTGAAAGCTCTGTCTGAGTTAAAACACAGTTTCTTGAAGAAACAGATTGATGCTTCACCCCCTCATGTGACTTTAATGCTGGCTGAGATTCAAGAACAGCAATCTCTGATGAAGACTTATGAGATTaccatgaagaaaatgcagaatGAAATTGAAGGAAAAGAGGCCCAAATTTCTTCCCTTCAACGAGAGCTGAATGAGGCCATACAGAACAACAAGTCCCTTGAGAAGAAGATCAATGCAAGTGGATCTTTTTCTATTCTTGACAATGTTAAGTTCTCTGAGGCTAATTCTAAAGACTTCATCATGGTTTTGCACTATGCATTGAGATCCATACGTAATTTTGTGAAGCTGATGATTAAAGAGATGGTGTCTGCCAATTGGGATGTTGAAGCCGCTGCAAATTCAATACAACCTGAAGTCAATTTTGTCAAGAAGGATCACAAAGGTTTTGCATTTGAATCTTTTGTCTGCAGAGAAATTTTCAGCGGTTTCAATGATCCAGGCTTTGCTGTTCAACATGAGAATCAACCTTGGCCTAATGGGGGGTATCAAAAAAGGCTTTTCTTTTTTGATCAATTCAAGAAAGTGAAGTCAGTGAGTGTTCTTCAATTTCTGAAGCACAATCCCAATTCTTTTCTCGGGAAATTCTTGAAGTCCAAGTATCTCCAGCTGATTCATCCCAAAATGGAATTCTCATTTTCTGGGAATTTGAATCAGAGAAAATTAGTAAATTCTGGTGAATATCCAGAAACTGAATTCTTCAAGGCTTTTGCTGAGATGGGAAGAAGAGTTTGGCTTTTGCACTGCTTAGCTTTCTCATTTGATCATGAAGTCAGCATTTTCCAAGTGAAAAAGAACTGTAGATTCTCTGAAGTGTACATGGAGAGCGTGACAGACGACATTTTTACTGCAGCAGATGGTGATTTTCGGGTGGTTTTTACGGTGGTTCCAGGGTTTAAGGTTGGCCAAACAGTGGTGCAAAGCCAGGTATACTTATCTCCGGCCAGGTCTGCTGCCAACAGTTAA